From Longimicrobium sp.:
CCAGCGCCTCGCTGCGGCGCTGCACCTCGTCGTTCAGCGTTTCCATCTCCTCGTTGGTCGACTGGAGCTCCTCGTTCAGCGTTTCCAGCTCCTCGTTGGTGCTCTGCAGCTCCTCGTTGGTGGTTTCCAGCTCCTCGATGGTGCTCTGCAGCTCCTCGTTGGTCGTTTCCAGCTCCTCGTTGGTGCTCTGCAGCTCCTCGGAGGCGGTTTCCAGCGCCTGGTTCGCGTGCTCCACCTCGGCCTGCAGGCGCGTGTGGCGGGTGACGTCGAGGAAGGAGACGGACACGCCCAGCGGCGCGGCGTCGGGGCTGCCCAGCGGGCACACCTGCACGTCGAAGCTGCGCGGGTCGCCGTCGGGCCCCGGCTGCTCGATGCCGCTCAGGTACACGGGGTGGCGCTCCGCCAGCACCTGCTCGATGCGGGACCTGAGCTCCACCGGCCGGTACGACACGCGCAGGTCCTGGAGGGGGCGCCCCAGGTCGGCGGCGCCCAGGGCGAACAGCTTTCGCGCGGCCTCGTTCGCGAGCAGCAGGTCGCCTCCGGGCCCCACCACCAGCTGGGCCGAGGGAAGGGCGTCCAGGGCCGCGTCGCGCAGCTCCAGCTGCTGGGCGGTGGAAGACGTGCGCTGCGGCCCCCCGCCGCCACGGCCCAGCATGAACAGCCGATCGCGGATGCCCGACGGAGCCCTGCGAAAGATGCGCGCGCCCAGGTGGGCCGGCGCGAACAGGCTGGCGTGGGCGCGGATCATCTCCGCCCGGCCCAGGAACAGCAGCCCCTCGGGCTCCAGGGCAAAGTGGAAGCGTGCCAGGATGCGTCCCTGCACCTCGGAGTTGAAGTACATCAGCACGTTGCGGCACACCAGCAGGTCCAGGTGCGACATGGGTGCGTCCTGGGCCAGGTCGTGCGGCCCGAAGATCACCTGGCGCCGCAGGTCGGTACGGAACGTCCACCGGCTGCCGGCCGGCTCGAAGTACCTGTCTCGGAACCCCTCCGGAAGCCCTTCCAGGTCCTTGTCGGCGTACACGGCGTGCCGGGCCTCGGCCAGCGCCTCGCTGTCCAGGTCGGTGGCGTACACCTTCACCTGGTGGCGGAAGGCTTCGATGCCCATGGCTTCGGCCAGCAGCATCACCAGCGTGTACGTTTCCTGGCCGGTGGCGCACCCCGCGCTCCAGACGCGGATGGGCTGCCCTCCCTGCTTGCGCTCCAGCAGCGCGGGAACGAAGTCGTCGCGAAGCGCGGCCCAGGCCTCTTCGTCGCGGAAGAACGAGGTGACGTTGATGAGGATGGTGTTGAACAGCGCGTCGAACTCGCCCGGGTGAACCTCCAGGTAGTCGCGGTACGCCGGATAACCCTGCACCCCCACGGTCTGCATGCGCTTTTCCACACGCCGCCGCAGGGTACTGCGCTTGTACCCGGAAAAGTCGAAGCTCCGCATCTCCCGCAGGAACACCAGCAGTTCCTCGAACTCGGGGTTCGCCGGGGGCGCCGTGGCCGTCATCCGTGCGGGTGGTTGAAGTTGTGGACCAGGGCCACGAGGCGCGGGGCGATTGCGGCCAGGGGGAGCACTTCGTCCACTCCCCCGGCCAGCGAGGCGGCGCCGGGCATCCCGTATTCCTCGGACGTACCCTGGTCCTGTGCCAGCACCGTGCCGCCGCCGCGCCGAACCTGCACGCTGCCGACGGCGCCGTCCTGGCCGCGACCCGTGAGCACCACGGCGATCACCGGCTCGCCGGCCGTGGACAGCGAATGGAGGAGCACGTCGGCGGAAGGCCGCGAAAACGCCACCGGCGGCGCGTCGGTCAGCGCCAGCGTGCGGGCAGCCGTGATCTCCAGGTGGCGCCCGGGCGGAGCCACGTACACGTGCCCGGCCGCCAGCGTGGCGCCGGAGACGGCCTCGCGAACGCACAGCGGCGTGCGCTCATCCAGGATGTGCGCGAGCTGGCTGGCGCGCGCCGGCTCCAGGTGCTGAAGCACCAGCACCGCCGCGGAAAAGTCCGCCGGGAGCCCGCCCAGCACCTCGCTGAACGCCTGCAGGCCTCCCATCGACGCAACCAGCGCGACTACCGGAACCCGGGGCGGGGGGTGGGTCATGCCTGGTCTGCCGGCGAGGGGGAGGCTTCGCAATGACCGAAAACGTGCGGATTCGGACTGCGCGGATCGGGCGAGCGGGCGCATGCTGGCCGGGACGGGTATGATGGCAAGGTGCGCCGCGG
This genomic window contains:
- a CDS encoding CheR family methyltransferase, whose product is MTATAPPANPEFEELLVFLREMRSFDFSGYKRSTLRRRVEKRMQTVGVQGYPAYRDYLEVHPGEFDALFNTILINVTSFFRDEEAWAALRDDFVPALLERKQGGQPIRVWSAGCATGQETYTLVMLLAEAMGIEAFRHQVKVYATDLDSEALAEARHAVYADKDLEGLPEGFRDRYFEPAGSRWTFRTDLRRQVIFGPHDLAQDAPMSHLDLLVCRNVLMYFNSEVQGRILARFHFALEPEGLLFLGRAEMIRAHASLFAPAHLGARIFRRAPSGIRDRLFMLGRGGGGPQRTSSTAQQLELRDAALDALPSAQLVVGPGGDLLLANEAARKLFALGAADLGRPLQDLRVSYRPVELRSRIEQVLAERHPVYLSGIEQPGPDGDPRSFDVQVCPLGSPDAAPLGVSVSFLDVTRHTRLQAEVEHANQALETASEELQSTNEELETTNEELQSTIEELETTNEELQSTNEELETLNEELQSTNEEMETLNDEVQRRSEALEQSNVYLASVLASLRAGVVVLDREMLVRLWNDRMGQLWGLRADEVQDQPFLHLDIGLPVERLKGVMRAVLDGRSEGETLMLDAVNRRGRAITCDVTITPLATAAQDARGAVILVEERPAQEG
- a CDS encoding chemotaxis protein CheB, which codes for MTHPPPRVPVVALVASMGGLQAFSEVLGGLPADFSAAVLVLQHLEPARASQLAHILDERTPLCVREAVSGATLAAGHVYVAPPGRHLEITAARTLALTDAPPVAFSRPSADVLLHSLSTAGEPVIAVVLTGRGQDGAVGSVQVRRGGGTVLAQDQGTSEEYGMPGAASLAGGVDEVLPLAAIAPRLVALVHNFNHPHG